In Paenibacillus stellifer, the DNA window GAGCGTTTACGCCGACCTGCGGATTCTCATGAATCTTCGGGAGAAGATCATGGTGAACTTCGGACAGGTGCAAAGACGGGTGCAGAACTGGCTGGACCGCTTTTTTCCGGAGTACACGCAGGTGTTCAAAGACTGGGAAGGCAAGGCATCACGCATTACGCTTAGCGAGTTTCCAACGCCAGGAGAAATCGTAGAGATGGGCACAGAGGCCATTGTCCAGCGGTGGAAAAAAGACGTAAAACGAGCCGTAGGGGCGAAACGAGCGCTGCACCTCATGGAAACGGCGAGGCGTTCCATCGGGCTTACGGAAGGACTTCCCGGAGCGAAAGTGGAGATCAAGACGCTTCTGGAGCAGTATGAGATGTTCGCCAGACAACTCGAAGAGATTCTGGCCGAGGTGGAACGTCTCCTTGCTCAAATTCCGGGAACGAAAGAGATGCTTACCGTTCCGGGCGTAGCCGTAGTTACGTTGGCAGGGTTTCTCGCCGAAGTCGGGGATCTGAGCGGTTACGAGCATGGACAGCAGATTATTCGGCTCGCCGGACTAAACCTCAAGGAGAACAGTTCGGGAAAGAAAAAGGGCAAATCCAGTATTACTAAACGTGGACGCGCACGCCTAAGGGCGCTGCTGTTCCGGGCGGTGATGCCCATGGTGGCAAAGAACGCCGAGTTTAAGGCACTGCACCAGTATTTCACCAAGCGAAGTCAAAATCCGCTCAAGAAAAAGCAATCCCTTGTAGCCTTGTGTGGGAAGCTCATTCGCGTGCTTCATACGCTCGGAACCAAGCAGGTTCCGTACAACGCAAACGACGTGTTAGGGCCGGTGCGTCAGGCTCAGTTACAGATGGCAGCTTAAGCCAAACCGAATTCATGTTTACCGCCGGACCGGAATGAGCCAAGACAACGGAAGCACGGAGCAGCCGTAGGAATTATTCCATAAGGGCAACGACCCTGTAAAGGAGCAAGAAACGGCGTCCACCTTTTGAGAGGCAGAACGAAGGAATGTAAGGGCTAAGACCCAGCGTGACATGGGAGGGTAAGCCGTCAAAAGAAGGTGTGGATATCCAAGGTGCGATCAGAGGAATTATCTAAGGGTTGGAAATAATCCCCCGACCTCTATTCCCGCCACCGGCTCCTCCAGAAAATAATGTCATCCTTACATGACTTCTCCATCTCTCGATCTGTCAATGAGTGAAAATCCGAGAAAGAGTGAGTAAACAAGAGATTTTATTAATTTATAGTGGGAGGAATCAAGGTGCCTAATTTGTGGATGCATATCGAGTACGGACGACAGCTTGAACGCGATCTGCAAGGCAGCCGGCTGTTCCCGGCCGCTTCGCAGCGGTGGCGGCAGCTGTACCAGTTGGGATGTCAAGGACCTGATCTGTTGTATTACTACGGTTTTCTCCCTTGGAAAAAAGACATCCAGGCCGGTCTCATCGGCGACCTCATTCATGGCACCAACTGCGGGCCGGTCCTGATGGAGTTCTGGGACCGGGTGCTTGAACTTCCGGATGCGCAGCGGGAGCAGGCTACGGCCTACTTCGCCGGATTCGTGACGCATCATCTGCTGGACCGAAACCTCCATCCCTACATCAATTGGAAGGCGGGATACAAGTACAGGGACCATCAGCGGTTCGAAATACTGCTGGACACCGTCTTCCTCGCCTGGCTTAACGGAGAGCGTACATGGGAGCAGCCGGGCTGGAAGCAAATCGACGCAGGTCCGAAGCTGCCTTCCTCCATTATCTCTATCCTTCATGACACGACAGTCTCGCATTTCGTGGAAGCCGAAGGCTTCCCGCAGTCCGGCTGGCAGGAAGCGTACCGGGATGTGGTGCTGGCGCAGCGTCTGCTGTTCGACCCGCACGGCTGGAAGAAAAAAATCGTGCGCGGCCCGAATGCCGGACTGTTCTACCGCAAGCCGAGTCCGGCCGAGACGAAGCTGGATGTATTGAATGAACGCAAAGCTCCCTGGCGGCATTCGGCCCTGTATTCAGAGGTCCGGACGGAGAGCGTGCCGGAGCTGTGGGAGCTGGCGCTGGCAGAGGGCCGTGCCGTTCTCGGAGCGCTCGCCGGATGGCTGTCCGCCCACAATCCCGCTGAAGCGAATAACCGGCGCGAGCATTTCCGGGGTCTCTTGGGCAACCGCTCCTATGATACCGGCAAGGACTGCGCCTCCAATCTGATCAATCAGTATGCAGAGCCGATTTGGGACACTGCGGCAAGCAGCTGAAGGCTCTGGCTCTGTTCAAGCGTCCAACGGTTTTCTGCCAATCTAGTGCTGGCCTCCTCAACAAAAGAAACCGCGAAGAAAAGCCCCTCGGCAGTTCTTCGCGGTTTTTAGCTTGCCTGCCCGTTCACTGCTATCCCTTCCGGCCGGTAAGCTCTTTATGAGACAAATCCTTCCGCCCCGTCCGTATCGCTCTTTAGCCCGTACGAACCAGGCTCAGTTTTCACTAGGCTGTCCTTCTTTCCCTGCTCCACATTCACTTTCAAGAGGATCGCAATGCCAAGTCCGAAGAACAAGATCAGCGACAAAATCCCCAGACGCTGGCTTCCGGTCAGTTGTCCGACAAGTCCGAACACGAACGGCCCAAAGATCGAGGAGAATTTGCTCGTGATATTCACGAAGCCGAACAGCTCTCCGGTACGGTGTGCCGGCATAAGATCACTGAGCATGGCGCGTGAAATCGACTGGCTTCCCCCTTGGACAAGCCCTACCAGAATAGCGAGCGCATAGAAGTGAACAGCTTTGGTCATGCCGAAACCCAGCGCAACGATCAGCACGTAGACCAGCAGCGAGATGATCAGCGTCCGCTTCGCTCCAAGGCGGCCCGCTGCCTTTCCGAGCAGCAGCGTGCTGGGGAAGCCGACGAACTGTGTAATCAGCAGCGCAAGTATCAAATCGCTCGTTCCGATGCCGATAGTCGCGCCATAGATAGTCGCCATCAGGATGATCGTGTTGATGCCGTCATTGTAGAACCAGAACGCAGCAATCAGCTTGAACAGCTGCGGATAACGCCGGATATCCCGGTACGTTCCCGCGATCCGTTGTACCCCCGCCCGCATATAGCCCGCCGCGTTCAGGTTCTCCTTGCTCTGTCTGGGCAGATTAGGCACTCTTCGCATGATCGGCAGTGCGAACACGAGCCACCACAGCCCTACGGATATGAACGCGAGGCGCGTTCCGGCCAGCGAATCGCTGAGGCCCAGCACCGAAGGCATCTGGATCATGACCAGATTCACAGCCAGCAGCAGCCCGCCGCCCACATACCCGGCAGCATATCCTTTGGCCGAAATCTCATCGCGTTTCTCCGAAGGCACCAGGTCGGGCAGCATTGAATCATAGAAGGAGTTGCTCCCTGCGAACCCGATCGTCGACAGAACCAGAAGTGTGGAGGCTATCAGCCAGTCTCCCCGTTCCACGAGAGCGAAGCCGGCTGTTGCGGCCATACCGAGCAGTGAGAAGCAGGTCAACAGGCTCGTTTTTTTACCCGATAAATCCGAAACCGCACCCAGCAGCGGCGACAGCAAGGCAACAAGCGCCATACCGATCGCATGCGTATAGGCCAGGTAAGAGGCGGCGGTATTCTTGGGCAGTCCGTCGGCGGCAACGGAGCTGTAGAAAATGGGCAGCACCGCAGCCAGCACCGTAGTCGCATAGGCGGAATTGGCCCAATCGTACATGATCCAGGCCCTGACGGCTTTTTTATTCACGCTTTCACCTTTCTTTCACCTTCTTCTCAAGGACGAACCCTCGGGAAACCGGCAGTTTGCCTCTATTATACCGAAGAAAGTTCATGAGCATAGACAGAAATGATTTGCGCAATGTTAAATGTCACTGTAATCATGTCCGAACTATTTAGAGGCTTTAAGAGGATTGTGAATGTCACCGTGCAGGGCGTACGATTAGTTGCCGCTGGGACTGATGCCCCAGACAACCAAAAAAGCGGGGGATTTCTCCCCCGCCTGGCCTGCTAACTTGTACATGTGAAATATGGATGGTATTAAGGATACCGTACAGGTAACCTGATTAATCGACGATCTCGGCGGTGTCGCCGTTGCTTGCGCCTGCAGCGTTCGCTTCGTCGGTGTCGATGTGCATATCAAGCGAAAAGCTCTCGGACACGCGCGCAATGACATTTTCCAGCACAAGGCCGCGTTCGCCGCCAAGACGAACCTTCAGCAGCTGCTTGTCGGCAATGCCCCATTTTTCAGCATCGGATGTATGAAAATGAATGTGACGGGCCGCCACGATAACGCCTTTCTCCAGTTCAACTTCGCCTGCCGGTCCCTTCAGCGTAATGCCAGGGGTTCCATCGATCTTGCCGGATTCGCGGACAGGTGCTTTCACGCCGATCGCAAATGCGTCGGTACGGGAAATTTCAACCTGGGATGCGGGACGAACCGGTCCCAGAATTCTTACTTTGTCGAATTTGCCTTTGCTGCCGATAACCGCTACGGTTTCATTGGCTGCAAATTGTCCAGGCTGGGAGAGCGGTTTGAATTCGGTCAGCTGATAGCCAGGTCCGAACAACGCCTCCACATGTTCTTGCGTTAGGTGAATATGTCTGGCCGACACACCTACGGGTACTGTCTTACTCATCGTAAGTCACTCCTTGTATTTTCTCTATAATTTGTACAAGCCACTGACCATTATACTCCTATTTCATCCAAAATAAAAAGGAACCTATACATGATAGGCCTCCTTATAACCAAGAGTTCGCATTTTCGTCAATGGATGATTTTGTCTATACTGGAGTCTCTCCTATGGAGCCGCAGGTAAATTTTTATGTAAAAAAGTGAACGCGTTGCCGTGCATCCAACCTCTGACCCGATCCTCGGGGTAACGGGCCAGCAGCTGCTCGACCAGCGCCGGATAACAGCCGGGATGCTCCAATCCCTCCACCCAGGCATCGATACCGTCAAAGTCCGATCCGAACATAAGCTGCTTCTCTCCTCCAAGGCTGCATACATGTTCGACATGCTTCAGCAGATCCGGAATCGCCGCTGTACCGTGTTCACTGACGAACGGCGGGAAGAACGTCAGACCCATCCTGCCGTCCATTGATATGATGGCCCGAATCTGCTCATCGGTCAAATTGCGGACATGCCCACAGACTGCCTTCGCATTGGAATGGGAAGCTATGAACGGGCGGGCGGCCAGCTCCGCAAGCTCCCAGAATCCTGCCTCCGACAGATGGGAGACATCGAGCAGCATGCCTTTCTGATTGCACCACTCCACAAGCTTACGCCCTTTGTTCGTCAAACCGCCGTTCCGCTGCTCCAGCACGCCGTCCGCCGCCCAATTCGCATAATTCCAGGTAAGCCCAAGCAGCCGGACTCCGAGGTCGAAGGCCGCTTCCGCATAGAACAGATTGCCTTCCAGCCCCTCCGCGCCCTCTATCGACAAAAGCCCCCAGAGCGTGCTGTTCCCTGGCGTGGGCGTATGCCCGATCTTCTCCACTTCTTCCTTCCAGCGAAGATGCTTCACGCCTCCCTGCTCCAGCACCTGCCGGCGAAACCGCTCGATCTGTCCCAGAATAAGCTCAAATTTCGGAATACCCCACTTTTGCGATAAATAGATGGCAAAGCACTGAAGAACGACACCTCCAGATTTTAATCTCTCCCCCGAGGCGTCCAGCGGGCCGCCTTTCAAGAAATCGGTCTCCGGATGCTCCAGCAGGCGGCTGAGCACATCGCAGTGAAAATCCGCCACTTCGACTTTTGGCTGACTTGATCCCGGATTGTTCATGAGAGTTGTCCTCCTTTTTATTCCATAGCAAAAAGCCTGTCTACTTTACGTAAACAGGCTCACTGCTTGAATTCTCTATTTCTATCTCGGCTCAACGATTAATTTAATGGCTGTTCGGTCTTCTCCATCAATGACAATGTCGGTAAACGCAGGGATGCAGATCAGGTCAACGCCGCTTGGTGCAACAAACCCCCGGGCTATCGCAACTGCTTTGATAGCTTGATTCAGAGCCCCAGCCCCGATGGCCTGTAGTTCGGCCGCCCCACGCTCGCGAAGAACACCTGCTAATGCACCGGCAACGGAATTCGGATTGGATTTGGCTGATACTTTTAATACATCCATAGTAAGTACCTCCCCTGGGAAAAAGAATAGGTGTTCTTCCACTACTTTAGATGTTATTCGCGCGGCAATGAAAAATTCCTTCTTTTTTGAATCCCTTCACAGAAATTGGTACAAAAGATGCGAGTTATCGATATAACAAAGATCACAATTCTCCACGACCGAACAAAATCGTCCTATAGACCCAACCGTCGCCGCTTCGCCTCAGCTCTAATTCATTACCCACTCATCTTCACGCATACGGATCTTCTCAAGCTTCTTCGCTTTGCCGGTGTCTTCATCCAGCTCGGTGAACAGTCCATGGAGCATCCACTTTCCTTCATCGACGACAAAACGGGACGGAAGCTGGGTTGTAAATTTGTAGAGTACCGCATCTTTTTCCATACCCAAAATTCCTTCTCTTGAACCAACCATACCCGCATCCGTCAAATAAGCCGTTCCCCCGGGCAAAATCACATCATCGTTACTCTGCACATGGGTATGAGTTCCTACGACAATAGATGCGCGTCCATCCATGAACCAGCCCATCGCAATCTTCTCAGAAGTAGCTTCGGCATGGAAATCGACCAGAATGCATTTATGATTACGTCTAAGCTCATCCACAATTTCCTCACCAGTGCGGAACGGACAGTCGATGGCTGGCAAAAAGGTTCGGCCCTGCAGATTGACGATCGCGAGCTGCTTGCCGTTCCCCTTCACAACCGTATATCCCTGTCCCGGCGTCCCGGGCGGGAAGTTGGCCGGTCTTACCATGCGGGGCTCATCGTCGATAAAATCGAAAATGCCCTTGTTGTCCCAGGTATGATTGCCCATGGTAATCCCGTGAACACCCCAGTTGAAAAATTCATTGGCGATTGCAGAAGTGATGCCGCGGCCGGCGGCCGCATTTTCACCGTTAACAATAATGATATGCGGCTGGTATTTGTCCTTAAGAAGCGGCAGCGTCTCTTTCAGTGCCTTGCGTCCAGTGTTCCCGACTATATCTCCGATAAACAGAACTTTGATCGTAATCTCCTCCTAATTGTATGCAGCGAACCGGCTTGTACAGCCGGCAATGGATCTAAAGTTAAAGAAAAGTGACACCGCAGAGGCGCCACTTTTCTGATTATACCTATTTAGCGTACTCAACTGCCCGTGTCTCTCGAATAACGGTAACTTTGATATGACCCGGGTAATCCAGTTCATTTTCAATCGTCTTCGTAATATCACGCGCCAGACGGAAAGCTTCGGCATCGTCGATCTTATCCGGCTGTACCATGACGCGCACCTCGCGTCCAGCTTGGATCGCATAAGACTTCTCGACGCCTTCGAAAGATTCGGAAATCTCCTCCAGCTTCTCCAAACGCTTGATGTAGGTCTCCAGCGTCTCCCGGCGTGCGCCCGGTCTTGCCGCAGACAAGGCATCTGCTGCTCCGACCAGCATGGCGATGACCGAAGTCGCTTCGGCATCCCCGTGGTGGGATGCGATACTGTTGATGACAACAGGATGTTCCTTGTATTTCTTCGCAAGCTCCACGCCGATTTCGACGTGAGAACCTTCTACTTCATGATCCAGCGCTTTGCCGATATCATGCAGTAATCCCGCCCGTTTGGCTAGCACGATGTCTTCCCCAAGCTCACCGGCCATCAGTCCGGTCAAATAAGCAACCTCCATAGAGTGCTTCAGTACGTTCTGACCGTAGCTCGTGCGGAACTTCAATCGACCGAGAATCTTGATCAAATCCGGGTGCAGGCCGTGAACGCCAACCTCAAAGGTTGCCTGTTCGCCGTATTCCCGAATGCGCTCGTCGACTTCCTTGCGGGATTTCTCGACCATTTCCTCAATGCGAGCTGGATGAATGCGCCCGTCCGCCACCAGTTTCTCAAGCGCGGTACGCGCCACTTCACGGCGGATCGGATCGAATCCCGACAGAATAACCGCTTCCGGCGTATCATCGATAATGAGGTCGATGCCGGTAAGAGTCTCAAGTGCACGAATATTCCGGCCTTCGCGTCCGATAATCCGGCCCTTCATTTCCTCATTCGGAAGTGTAACGACGGATACCGTTGTTTCCGCCACATGATCGGCAGCGCAGCGCTGGATAGCCAGCGTAATGATTTCACGGGACTTCTTATCCGCTTCCTCCTTGGCCTGCTGCTCGATATCCTTGATCATCTGAGCGGTTTCATGACGGACTTCCTGTTCTACATTGGATAGGATAATGCTTCTAGCGTCTTCCATGCTCAGGTTCGAGATGCGTTCCAGCTCGGTAACCTGATTTTTGTAAATGACCTCGATTTGCTGCTGGGTTTCATCAATTCGTTTCTCTTTGTTAGCCACTTGTTCTTCTTTTCGTTCAAGCGATTCCATTTTTTTATCCAGCGATTCTTCCTTTTGCAGCAACCGTCTTTCCTGACGTTGGATTTCATTCCGACGTTCACGAGTTTCCTTCTCAGCCTCGGTTCGGATTCTGTGGACTTCGTCCTTAGCCTCCAACACCGTTTCCTTCTTCAACGCTTCCGCTTCCTTCTTCGCGTTCTCCACGATTAGGGCGGCGGCTTGCTCCGCGCTGGAAATTTTAGCTTCTGCAAGGGATTTCCGAATAAAATAACCGAACCCAAAGAATAATGTCGCTACAACGAGAACGATAATGATCCAGATCCAGGTAGCCATCTGTTTCACCTCCTCGTTGGTTCCTCCAAGGCATTCCTTGGGATTTGTGCAGTTGTCAAACTATCCGTTCATCACCATACAAAAAACCGGTAAATTCACCGATTGCCGAACTGCACATGCTTCACATGCACACTGCCCGCCGCATCCGGCGATTACATTTCATATGAATTGACACGTGAATCAAACCTGAAAATGATACCCTTTTTTGGGAAGGAAAAAGGATTCAATGTCATGCCGATTCATGTTATATTCTATAGTTTATAAAAAGACATTGTCAAGAGAGTCGATACCAGGCACAAAGTCAAGGAGATCACTCGAATTCATTCAAATCCTCGAATTCTCCTGCATCCGCTTCGTCCTCCTTGAGGGAATTGAGCACAACTCGGACGATTTCGCCGGAGTATCCCCGTCTCATCAAAAAGGCCCCGGTCTTTCGTCTCTTATCCATAAGATCCCCGCGGATCGTATTCCATTTCTTGGCGCCAAGCTGCATGGCGCTCTCTTTCTCCTGCTCTGGACTGATCTCTCCAAGCGCTTCGGCAATCGTCTCTTTCGCGATCCCCTTGCCGCGCAGTTCCTGTCTCACCCACAGCTTGCCCCTGCGGTGGGCGGTCACCCGCTGCTCCGCCCATTGTCTCGCGTACTGATCGTCGTCGATCAGACGTTCCCGGATTAACCGGCCCAGGACTTCCTCAACAACAGTCTCGCCGATTTCTTTCTGGCGTAAACGCCGGGTCATCTCCATCGCTGTCCGGGGCTTGCGCTCCAGATAACGAAGACCTTCCACATAGGCTCTCTGCTTCTCGTCGGCCAGGACGACCTCTTCCAGCTCCGCTTTGGTGAACACACTGCCCGTGATCATCCGGTATTTAATCATGATATCCTCATGAACGCTCAACCGGTAAGGGCCGAAATGCAGCAGATAACGGTAACCGGATCTGGGCTCCCTCTCAACCTTGGTTATCGTCAGCTCCTCGCCATCCGGGAACTCCGCCAGCACGTTCTCTTCCTGACGGTCATCCTCGGCTTCCAGCTGTATCGTCATGGTGCGTATCCTCCACAATATTTTGAGTTTGACATACTAAAAAAGGCGCCTTTGTTAGGACAAGGGCGCCTGTATATCTATCCATCGGATTATTCGATTTCCAGCAGCGCCTGCTCTTCTTCTTTCTCCGCTTGCAGTTCCGATTCTGTCGGAGCGGCTACAAGAGTGCTGAGATTACTCGCTTCACGAATCTTGTTCTCAATTGTAAGGGCCAGGTTCTGATTCTCTTTCAGGAACTGCTTCGCGTTCTCACGGCCTTGGCCTAAACGCTCGCCTTCATAGGAATACCAGGCCCCGCTCTTGTTGACGATATCCATTTCCGTTCCGATATCTACAAGACTGCCTTCTCTCGAAATACCTTCGCCATACATGATATCGATGTCTGCCTGCTTGAACGGCGGAGCAACCTTGTTCTTCACAACCTTGATGCGGGTGCGGTTACCTACGATGTCGTTGCCCATCTTGATGCTCTCTACGCGCCGTACGTCAAGACGAATAGTCGAATAGAACTTCAACGCGCGTCCGCCCGGTGTCGTTTCCGGGTTGCCGAACATAACGCCGATCTTCTCGCGAAGCTGATTGATGAAGATAGCAATCGTCTTCGATTTGTTGATCGACCCGGACAGCTTGCGAAGAGCCTGGGACATCAGACGAGCTTGAAGACCGACATGGGAATCTCCCATTTCGCCTTCAATTTCCGCCTTCGGCACAAGCGCCGCTACAGAGTCGACGACAATGATATCAACCGCGCCGCTGCGCACCAGCGCTTCGGCGATTTCCAGCGCTTGTTCGCCCGTATCCGGCTGGGACAGCAGCAGTTCGTCAATATTGACGCCCAGCTTGCTCGCATAGCTTGGGTCCAACGCATGCTCCGCGTCAATAAACGCAGCTTGTCCGCCGGCCTTCTGTACTTCAGCAATGGCATGCAGGGCAACTGTCGTCTTACCCGACGATTCTGGTCCGTACACTTCAATAATCCGGCCTTTCGGAAGGCCGCCGATTCCAAGCGCAATATCAAGAGCCAGCGATCCGCTCGGCACGATTTCGACCTGCATATGAGTCGACTCACCCAGCTTCATAATGGAACCTTTACCGAATTGTTTCTCAATTTGACGAAGCGCCATCTCCAGCGCTGCACGACGATCTGACAATCAGATCACATCCTTTTCTCTATTTATATAATAAAAAATCTCATTGAACACTTTGCAGGAAGGGCAACAACTGTTCCTATGGATCTATTGTACCTTGTTTTGGGGTGTTTGCCAAGCATTTTTTCGAACATACATTCGTTTTTTTGACCTCGTATCACATAATTCCCTTTTATTGTTAAATCGAGATCGAAGCCTTGACTCCGTTAGAAATAGGAAGCTAATACGGAACGGAACCGCTGCCAAGCGTTGGCTTAAGCCTTGACCATCCACGGATAACGACTTGACACGTCCCATAGACGACTAGCGTTTACCGGCAAATGAAAGGCCAATTCCATACCCGAAGCATATAAAATCACCTATTTGAAAGCAAAAACCGCGGCAAAGAGAGATCAATGCCACGGTTCTTCCGCAATACATTCATTATATATGACCTGGAGGAATCATTTCAAGCCTGCAGCCTGAGCTGCCATACGGATTAACTTACCCGCGTTCCACAAGCCGGCGCCACAGACGGTACAGGATCGCCTTGACAGAGTTGACCCGGATGTTCTGCCGGTCGCCTCTCAGCCTTAGCTCGAACACATCCGTTCTGCCGTTTCGCTCTGCGATTCCGATATAGACAAGGCCAACCGGCTTCCGCTCCGAATGGCCCGGTCCTGCGACACCGGTTACCGACAGGCCGAAATCGCTGTCCACAATTGTACGGACCTGCTCCGCCAGAGCCTGGGCCACCTCACGGCTGACTGCTCCCGGAGCTTCCTCCCCTTCGAGATAATTCTGCGGAACATTCAGCAGCTTCATCTTCATTTCATTGGAATAGCACACAATGCCTCCCTGAAAAACCGATGAGCTGCCGGGAATGCTGGTCAGGCTTTCCATGAGCATGCCCCCAGTACAGCTCTCGGCGCAGCTGACCGTAATTCCGGCATTCGCCATCCATTCCACCAGTACCTGTTCGAGCGGAACGTCGGTATCGGCGTACAGATGCTCCGGAAGTATATTCCGGATCTTCTCTTGCAGCGCATCCAGCTTCGCCATTGCCTCATTCTGAGAAGGCGCCTTGGTCGAAATCCGGACCGTGACCTCGCCTTCCTTGGCGTATGGAGCAAGGGTGGGATCATTCTGACCATGAATCAGGTTGATCAACTTGTCTTCAAGCAGCGATTCCCCGATTCCGGCGAACTTGAGCATTTTGGAATACAGCGGCATTTCTTCGGTCAGAGCATGCTGAAGCAGCCACGGTTTCGCTTTGTTCGCGAACATGGGCTTCATCTCCCGAGGCGGGCCGGGCAGAACGACATAGTATGTATTCTGATCCTTCAGGGCTACCCCTACCGCCAGTCCGGACTCATTGTGCAGCGGAGTCGAATCGTCAATGACCAGTGCCTGCTTGCGATTGTTCTCTGTCATGCTGACCCCGCGCTCACTGAAGAAGCGCTCCACATGGCTCATCGCCACAGGGTCGAGATAGAGTCCCCGGCCCAGGGATGCAGCCAGCGCATCCTTCGTCAGATCGTCCTCCGTCGGCCCGATTCCGCCTGTAAACAGAATAAGATCCGCCCGTGTTTTGGCAATTTCTATGGCCTGCTGCAGCCGGCTGCTGTTATCCCCAACGACAGTTTGGAAATAGACATCAATTCCGAGTGCGGCAAGCTCAACGGAGAGGAACTGGGCGTTGCTGTTCACAATTTGACCCAGCAGCAGCTCGGTGCCGACCGCAATGATTTCTGCTTTCATACCTTTCGCCTCCTATGATCAACCGCCAATACTGGCGTATAAGAACAGGGCAGTCAGGATCCGGTCCCGCTGCCCCGATTCAGCCTTGCTTCAGGTGGTTGTAAGCTTGCTGTCTGATTTGAATCAGGCATGGTGCGATTGAAGCAGATCCTTGTTCTTCACAAAATAATCGATTCCCGAGTAGATCGTAATAAGCGCCGCGGCCCAAATGGCGATCGTGTCAAAAGGGATGCCCACGAACTCGAGCGGGAAATTGTTAAGGAGCAGCAGCGAGATCGCAACGATCTGCAAAACCGTCTTCGCCTTTCCCCATTTGCTGGCCGCGACAACTTTGCCGTCGAGCAGCGCGACCTGCCGGAGTCCGGTCACAGCAAATTCACGGCTGATGATGACGATGGCGATCCAGGAATCGCATCTTCCCAGTTCAACGAGCGAGATCAGAACAGCCGTAACAAGCAGCTTATCCGCCAGCGGATCGAGCAGCTTGCCAAGATTGGTCACCATATTATATTTACGGGCGATATATCCGTCGATGCCATCTGTGCTGGCCGCGAGCAAAAAGATAACGGCAGCGATCAGATGGTTCACCGGAAGCTGAAACGAACCCCAATGCAGCGGCTCCGGGTAAATATTGAGATCGACCAGCAGAAAAAACATCATGATGGGAATCAAACAGATGCGGGCTAATGTAATGCGGTTGGGTAAATTCACT includes these proteins:
- a CDS encoding IS110 family transposase, with translation MKYKQSKKQNQRITRISENTLVVGADIAKDTHVARAIDFRGIELGKDCVFSNTRAGLEQLVQWMKELQQEHAKSDVLFGIEPTGHYWFTLAEYLGRQGIPLVIVNPHHVHKSKELEDNSPTKSDYKDAKVIADLVRNGKYSEPKLPTSVYADLRILMNLREKIMVNFGQVQRRVQNWLDRFFPEYTQVFKDWEGKASRITLSEFPTPGEIVEMGTEAIVQRWKKDVKRAVGAKRALHLMETARRSIGLTEGLPGAKVEIKTLLEQYEMFARQLEEILAEVERLLAQIPGTKEMLTVPGVAVVTLAGFLAEVGDLSGYEHGQQIIRLAGLNLKENSSGKKKGKSSITKRGRARLRALLFRAVMPMVAKNAEFKALHQYFTKRSQNPLKKKQSLVALCGKLIRVLHTLGTKQVPYNANDVLGPVRQAQLQMAA
- a CDS encoding zinc dependent phospholipase C family protein, encoding MPNLWMHIEYGRQLERDLQGSRLFPAASQRWRQLYQLGCQGPDLLYYYGFLPWKKDIQAGLIGDLIHGTNCGPVLMEFWDRVLELPDAQREQATAYFAGFVTHHLLDRNLHPYINWKAGYKYRDHQRFEILLDTVFLAWLNGERTWEQPGWKQIDAGPKLPSSIISILHDTTVSHFVEAEGFPQSGWQEAYRDVVLAQRLLFDPHGWKKKIVRGPNAGLFYRKPSPAETKLDVLNERKAPWRHSALYSEVRTESVPELWELALAEGRAVLGALAGWLSAHNPAEANNRREHFRGLLGNRSYDTGKDCASNLINQYAEPIWDTAASS
- a CDS encoding MFS transporter, which codes for MNKKAVRAWIMYDWANSAYATTVLAAVLPIFYSSVAADGLPKNTAASYLAYTHAIGMALVALLSPLLGAVSDLSGKKTSLLTCFSLLGMAATAGFALVERGDWLIASTLLVLSTIGFAGSNSFYDSMLPDLVPSEKRDEISAKGYAAGYVGGGLLLAVNLVMIQMPSVLGLSDSLAGTRLAFISVGLWWLVFALPIMRRVPNLPRQSKENLNAAGYMRAGVQRIAGTYRDIRRYPQLFKLIAAFWFYNDGINTIILMATIYGATIGIGTSDLILALLITQFVGFPSTLLLGKAAGRLGAKRTLIISLLVYVLIVALGFGMTKAVHFYALAILVGLVQGGSQSISRAMLSDLMPAHRTGELFGFVNITSKFSSIFGPFVFGLVGQLTGSQRLGILSLILFFGLGIAILLKVNVEQGKKDSLVKTEPGSYGLKSDTDGAEGFVS
- the pduL gene encoding phosphate propanoyltransferase, with amino-acid sequence MSKTVPVGVSARHIHLTQEHVEALFGPGYQLTEFKPLSQPGQFAANETVAVIGSKGKFDKVRILGPVRPASQVEISRTDAFAIGVKAPVRESGKIDGTPGITLKGPAGEVELEKGVIVAARHIHFHTSDAEKWGIADKQLLKVRLGGERGLVLENVIARVSESFSLDMHIDTDEANAAGASNGDTAEIVD
- a CDS encoding dipeptidase translates to MNNPGSSQPKVEVADFHCDVLSRLLEHPETDFLKGGPLDASGERLKSGGVVLQCFAIYLSQKWGIPKFELILGQIERFRRQVLEQGGVKHLRWKEEVEKIGHTPTPGNSTLWGLLSIEGAEGLEGNLFYAEAAFDLGVRLLGLTWNYANWAADGVLEQRNGGLTNKGRKLVEWCNQKGMLLDVSHLSEAGFWELAELAARPFIASHSNAKAVCGHVRNLTDEQIRAIISMDGRMGLTFFPPFVSEHGTAAIPDLLKHVEHVCSLGGEKQLMFGSDFDGIDAWVEGLEHPGCYPALVEQLLARYPEDRVRGWMHGNAFTFLHKNLPAAP
- a CDS encoding stage V sporulation protein S, whose protein sequence is MDVLKVSAKSNPNSVAGALAGVLRERGAAELQAIGAGALNQAIKAVAIARGFVAPSGVDLICIPAFTDIVIDGEDRTAIKLIVEPR
- a CDS encoding TIGR00282 family metallophosphoesterase, with product MKVLFIGDIVGNTGRKALKETLPLLKDKYQPHIIIVNGENAAAGRGITSAIANEFFNWGVHGITMGNHTWDNKGIFDFIDDEPRMVRPANFPPGTPGQGYTVVKGNGKQLAIVNLQGRTFLPAIDCPFRTGEEIVDELRRNHKCILVDFHAEATSEKIAMGWFMDGRASIVVGTHTHVQSNDDVILPGGTAYLTDAGMVGSREGILGMEKDAVLYKFTTQLPSRFVVDEGKWMLHGLFTELDEDTGKAKKLEKIRMREDEWVMN